The Arthrobacter burdickii genomic interval CGCCATGACCCGCCACATCAAGCGTGGCGGAAAGGTCTGGATCAACATCTATCCGGACCGCCCGTTGACCAAGAAGCCTGCCGAGACCCGCATGGGTTCCGGTAAGGGTTCTCCCGAGTGGTGGGTGGCCAACGTCAAGCCGGGACGGGTTCTCTTCGAACTGTCCGGTGTTTCCGAAGAGGTAGCCCGCGAAGCCCTGCGCCTCGCGATCCACAAGCTGCCGTTGAAGGCACGCATCGTGCGTCGTGAGGGTGGTGAATAGTTATGGCTCTGGGTTCAAAGGAACTGGCAACAGACCAGCTGGACGGCTTCGATAAGGACCGTCTGGTGGAAGAACTGCGCAAGGCCAAGGAGGAGCTGTTCAACCTCCGTTTCCAGTCGGC includes:
- the rplP gene encoding 50S ribosomal protein L16, yielding MLIPRRVKFRKQHHPGRSGAATGGTEVSFGEWGIQALSPAYVTNRQIESARIAMTRHIKRGGKVWINIYPDRPLTKKPAETRMGSGKGSPEWWVANVKPGRVLFELSGVSEEVAREALRLAIHKLPLKARIVRREGGE